Proteins encoded in a region of the Isoalcanivorax pacificus W11-5 genome:
- a CDS encoding DUF349 domain-containing protein, which translates to MLGKLFRPRWQHQNAAQRLRAIHELSLDDPQSGHVLATLARGDSDSEVRAAAAGRLPDLKLLDHLISQDTSDTVRTAAAEQLHRLLAGLAEHCPALDNRLRLVQLTDNQGTLLYVARQSPDAACRLAATERLTDPAALLELALHGQDPAQRISAAERIQDATTLRQLVREGRDKRVQQSAREKLREHQQAAQASEERQRARDAILAEITQHAGRQIDNLYGPRLAQLRQQWQQASEGASGEAQRHFNEQAARCDALLAAREQAQAEQARKETLHTEQQAAIDGLLALRGELTAEVFDSHLGSLRAAVAMQTRRWQAATEEHPADAQTQARYTGVLEGWQLLLAAADELQTRQQELADLCTALQAGNGDDTLLAEARQWLAQWPADAPRPSLLVSLADQLTLAQPAREPVREKREARRAPRSSEQEALDNLLGAVQRELRQRNLRHANRLWHKAEALLAEHPDSSRAARMEKLRPELDELRDWHAFAAEPKKDDLCARMEALASEAMDAEEKATAIQALHDEWRSLMSSNQDIDQALWERFKAASDIAYEPCREHFREQDAERAANLAKRAALCDQLDALLASQAQHPEQTDWPALFEIRRQAPQEFREYQPVRFTDARGISRRFSQLLSTLDERLEQASARHGELLEQYCVQVEQLLEQSDLRTATDQARQLQQQWKHTGWVHPQRYRGLHKRFRKACDALFGRQQAERDAQRQQHAQDKQMLAAALEQFGAALPTLDSAALREQIQALEALPCPRREQHLLKQRDQLLQQARATLAAWPKRQRWQKLSERVAAAPDSDTDDTAQRELAVALEVSADVESPADAREERMRWQLEKLPQAMKRANPDRLEECARLLDDAEALLAAGLHPVIRSRLQQALARLAP; encoded by the coding sequence ATGCTGGGCAAACTTTTCCGACCGCGCTGGCAGCACCAGAATGCTGCCCAGCGCCTGCGCGCCATTCACGAACTGTCCCTGGACGATCCACAAAGCGGCCATGTCCTCGCCACCCTCGCACGCGGTGACAGCGACAGCGAGGTCCGCGCTGCGGCAGCCGGGCGCCTGCCTGACCTGAAACTGCTTGATCACCTGATCAGCCAAGACACCAGCGACACCGTGCGCACCGCCGCTGCAGAACAACTGCACCGGCTGCTGGCCGGCCTGGCCGAACACTGCCCGGCGCTGGACAACCGCCTGCGCCTGGTCCAACTCACGGACAATCAGGGCACGCTGCTGTATGTCGCCCGGCAAAGCCCGGATGCCGCCTGCCGGCTGGCCGCCACCGAACGCCTGACCGACCCGGCCGCCCTGCTGGAACTGGCGCTGCATGGCCAGGACCCGGCCCAGCGCATCAGCGCCGCCGAACGTATCCAGGACGCCACCACCCTGCGCCAACTGGTGCGCGAAGGCCGAGACAAACGCGTACAACAAAGCGCCCGTGAAAAACTGCGCGAGCACCAGCAGGCCGCCCAGGCCAGCGAAGAACGCCAGCGCGCCCGCGACGCCATCCTGGCGGAAATCACCCAGCACGCCGGCCGCCAGATCGACAACCTGTACGGCCCCCGTTTGGCGCAGCTACGCCAGCAATGGCAGCAGGCCAGCGAAGGGGCCAGTGGCGAAGCACAGCGCCACTTCAACGAACAGGCCGCCCGCTGCGACGCACTGCTCGCCGCCCGCGAACAGGCGCAGGCCGAGCAGGCCCGCAAAGAGACACTGCACACCGAACAGCAGGCAGCCATCGACGGCCTGCTGGCACTGCGCGGCGAACTCACCGCAGAAGTGTTCGACAGCCATCTGGGCAGCCTGCGTGCCGCTGTGGCCATGCAAACCCGCCGCTGGCAGGCCGCCACTGAAGAGCATCCCGCCGACGCGCAGACCCAGGCGCGCTACACCGGCGTGCTGGAGGGCTGGCAACTGCTGCTTGCCGCCGCCGATGAGCTGCAGACCCGCCAGCAGGAACTGGCTGACCTGTGCACCGCCTTGCAGGCCGGCAATGGCGACGACACCCTGCTCGCCGAGGCACGACAATGGCTGGCGCAATGGCCGGCCGATGCACCACGCCCGTCGCTACTGGTCAGCCTCGCCGACCAGTTGACCCTGGCACAACCGGCCCGCGAGCCAGTACGCGAAAAACGCGAGGCCCGCCGCGCACCGCGCAGTAGTGAACAGGAAGCCCTGGACAATCTGCTCGGCGCCGTGCAACGGGAACTGCGCCAGCGCAACCTGCGCCACGCCAACCGCCTCTGGCACAAGGCCGAAGCGCTGCTGGCCGAGCACCCGGACAGCAGCCGCGCCGCGCGCATGGAAAAACTGCGTCCGGAGCTGGACGAATTGCGCGACTGGCACGCATTCGCCGCCGAACCGAAGAAAGACGACCTGTGCGCCCGCATGGAAGCACTGGCCAGTGAAGCCATGGACGCGGAAGAAAAAGCCACCGCCATCCAGGCACTGCATGACGAATGGCGCAGCCTGATGTCCTCCAACCAGGACATTGACCAGGCGCTGTGGGAACGCTTCAAGGCCGCGTCCGATATCGCCTACGAACCCTGCCGCGAACACTTTCGCGAACAGGACGCCGAGCGTGCTGCCAATCTGGCCAAACGCGCTGCGCTGTGCGATCAGCTCGACGCCCTGCTCGCCAGCCAGGCCCAGCATCCGGAGCAGACCGACTGGCCGGCGCTGTTCGAGATCCGCCGCCAGGCACCGCAGGAGTTCCGCGAATACCAGCCGGTACGCTTTACTGACGCACGCGGCATCAGCCGTCGTTTCAGCCAGCTATTGAGCACACTGGACGAACGGCTCGAACAGGCCAGCGCCCGGCACGGCGAGCTGCTGGAACAATACTGCGTGCAGGTCGAGCAATTGCTTGAACAGAGCGACCTGCGCACTGCCACCGATCAGGCGCGGCAACTGCAACAACAATGGAAACACACCGGCTGGGTGCACCCGCAGCGCTATCGCGGCCTGCACAAGCGCTTCCGCAAGGCCTGCGACGCCCTGTTCGGCCGCCAGCAGGCCGAGCGCGACGCGCAGCGCCAGCAGCACGCACAGGACAAACAGATGCTGGCTGCCGCGCTGGAACAATTTGGCGCCGCCCTGCCGACGCTGGACAGCGCGGCCCTGCGCGAACAGATACAGGCACTGGAAGCCCTGCCCTGCCCGCGCCGCGAACAGCATCTGCTGAAACAGCGCGACCAGCTGCTGCAACAGGCCCGCGCCACCCTGGCGGCATGGCCGAAACGCCAGCGCTGGCAAAAACTCAGCGAGCGCGTGGCGGCTGCACCGGACAGCGACACGGACGACACCGCCCAGCGCGAACTGGCCGTGGCGCTGGAAGTGAGTGCGGATGTGGAAAGCCCGGCGGATGCACGCGAAGAACGCATGCGCTGGCAACTGGAAAAACTGCCGCAGGCAATGAAGCGCGCCAACCCGGACCGGCTGGAAGAATGCGCACGGCTGCTCGACGACGCCGAGGCGCTGCTGGCAGCAGGCCTGCATCCGGTCATCCGCAGTCGTCTGCAACAGGCGCTGGCGCGCCTGGCTCCCTGA
- a CDS encoding acyltransferase: MNIWNYIRAPLVLLGILLNTVVMVIPLYLFTLARMAIRHERTQIALARVLVRIAESWMWVNNTLIGLISRPRWQIEGLEGLSKDQWYLVTSNHQSWADILVLQKVFNRRIPMLKFFLKQELIRVPLLGHAWWALDFPFMKRHTREEIERDPSLKGKDLETTRKACEKFAHFPTSVMNFFEGTRFTQAKHDQQQSPYQHLLKPKAGGTAFALGAMGGKLGTLLDVTIVYPQGVSRSLMAFLGGAIRDIQIIIRPRPIPEWASQGDYENDPAFRARFQAWISDLWAEKDALLQARLAR; encoded by the coding sequence ATGAACATCTGGAACTACATCCGTGCACCCCTGGTTCTGCTGGGCATCCTCCTCAACACCGTGGTCATGGTGATCCCGCTCTATCTGTTCACCCTGGCCCGGATGGCGATCCGCCACGAGCGCACACAGATTGCCCTGGCCCGGGTGCTGGTGCGCATCGCCGAATCCTGGATGTGGGTCAACAACACCCTGATCGGCCTGATCAGCCGCCCGCGCTGGCAGATCGAGGGCCTTGAGGGGTTGAGCAAAGACCAGTGGTATCTGGTCACCAGCAACCACCAGTCCTGGGCCGACATCCTGGTGCTGCAGAAGGTGTTCAACCGCCGCATCCCGATGCTGAAATTCTTCCTCAAACAGGAGCTGATCCGCGTGCCGTTGCTGGGCCACGCCTGGTGGGCGCTGGATTTCCCGTTCATGAAACGGCACACCCGCGAAGAGATCGAGCGCGATCCGTCCCTGAAAGGCAAGGACCTGGAGACCACCCGCAAAGCGTGCGAGAAATTCGCCCATTTCCCGACCTCGGTGATGAATTTCTTCGAGGGCACCCGTTTCACCCAGGCCAAGCACGACCAGCAGCAGTCCCCGTACCAGCACCTGCTCAAGCCCAAGGCCGGTGGCACCGCGTTCGCACTCGGCGCCATGGGCGGCAAGCTCGGCACCCTGCTGGACGTGACCATCGTCTACCCGCAAGGCGTCTCGCGCAGCCTGATGGCCTTCCTCGGCGGTGCCATCCGCGATATCCAGATCATCATCCGGCCACGCCCCATCCCGGAGTGGGCCTCGCAGGGTGACTATGAAAACGACCCCGCCTTCCGCGCCCGTTTCCAGGCATGGATCAGCGACCTCTGGGCCGAAAAAGACGCCTTGCTGCAGGCGCGCCTGGCCCGCTGA
- a CDS encoding DUF4442 domain-containing protein produces MSRVLWPLIRGARGLARALNWYGPYLGAGVRVEYISEDFREARVSMVQRWYNTNYVGTHFGGSLYALTDPFYMLLLMRNLGPDHIVWDKAASIDFVRPGRGRVMATFRLTDTMLEEVRTKTAHGEKYTPTWPVEVIDEEGLLVARVEKTLYIRRKRG; encoded by the coding sequence ATGTCGAGAGTGCTCTGGCCTCTGATTCGTGGCGCGCGTGGCCTGGCCCGCGCATTGAACTGGTACGGCCCCTACCTCGGCGCCGGGGTGCGGGTGGAGTACATCAGTGAGGATTTCCGCGAGGCGCGCGTATCGATGGTGCAGCGCTGGTACAACACAAATTATGTCGGCACGCATTTCGGCGGCTCGCTGTATGCGCTGACGGACCCGTTCTACATGCTCTTGCTGATGCGTAACCTGGGGCCGGACCATATCGTCTGGGACAAGGCCGCCAGCATTGATTTCGTGCGGCCAGGGCGAGGCCGGGTTATGGCCACTTTCCGGCTCACTGACACCATGCTCGAAGAGGTACGCACGAAAACCGCCCACGGCGAAAAGTACACCCCCACCTGGCCGGTGGAGGTGATCGATGAAGAAGGCCTGCTGGTGGCGCGGGTGGAAAAAACGCTTTATATCCGCCGCAAGCGCGGCTGA
- a CDS encoding DUF924 family protein: protein MFYDKPRWQNVLDFWFGNGLEHGWPDSPRDGLWFGSNHGVDVEITDRFGDLVEAALAQELVDWEHHPFARLALVILLDQFTRNMFRGSARAFAGDHRAVTLVNEGLALGMDNKLPWVGRVFFYMPLMHAEDLSLQRKCVKCFAWLRDSAPPEVATKIANNLDFAIEHAEVIERFGRFPHRNEALCRESTPEELEYLRDAKRYGQ, encoded by the coding sequence ATGTTTTATGACAAACCACGCTGGCAGAACGTGCTGGATTTCTGGTTCGGTAATGGTCTGGAACATGGCTGGCCTGACTCGCCGCGTGACGGGCTCTGGTTCGGCAGCAACCACGGTGTGGATGTGGAGATCACCGATCGTTTCGGTGATCTGGTCGAGGCCGCACTGGCGCAGGAACTGGTGGACTGGGAACACCATCCGTTTGCACGGCTGGCGCTGGTGATTCTGCTGGACCAGTTCACGCGCAACATGTTTCGGGGTTCCGCGCGTGCATTTGCCGGTGACCATCGTGCGGTGACGCTGGTGAACGAAGGGCTGGCGCTGGGCATGGACAACAAGCTGCCGTGGGTTGGCCGGGTGTTTTTCTATATGCCGCTGATGCACGCCGAGGACCTGTCGCTGCAACGCAAGTGTGTCAAATGCTTTGCCTGGCTGCGTGACAGCGCGCCGCCGGAGGTGGCGACAAAAATAGCGAACAATCTCGATTTTGCCATCGAGCACGCGGAAGTGATCGAGCGCTTCGGACGCTTCCCGCACCGCAACGAGGCCCTGTGCCGGGAGAGCACGCCGGAGGAACTGGAATACCTGCGCGACGCAAAGCGCTATGGCCAGTAA
- a CDS encoding arylesterase: MRLGSALLCGCLTAVASIASADILVVGDSISAAYGIDKSAGWVSLLEQKLEGECATLNVYNASVSGETSAGGAARLPALLAAHTPSVVVIELGGNDGLRGMPPVQMKQNLVRMITVSREAGAEPLLFGMRIPPNYGEAYTRMFEAVFTQVAQEQEVPLLPFFLDGVGGEPSLMQEDGIHPVASAQPRLLENAWTLLADVVRRHCE, from the coding sequence ATGCGTCTGGGGTCCGCGTTGCTCTGTGGTTGCCTGACTGCCGTGGCATCCATTGCGTCGGCCGACATTCTGGTGGTTGGCGACAGTATCAGTGCCGCGTATGGCATTGACAAGTCGGCAGGCTGGGTCAGCCTGCTGGAACAAAAACTCGAGGGTGAGTGTGCCACCCTGAATGTGTACAACGCGTCAGTGAGTGGCGAGACCTCGGCCGGAGGCGCTGCACGCCTGCCGGCGCTGCTGGCTGCGCACACTCCGTCGGTGGTCGTGATCGAACTGGGCGGCAACGATGGTCTGCGCGGTATGCCGCCGGTGCAGATGAAACAGAATCTGGTGCGCATGATCACGGTCAGCCGCGAGGCGGGGGCCGAGCCGCTGCTGTTCGGCATGCGTATCCCGCCGAATTATGGCGAAGCCTACACCCGGATGTTCGAGGCCGTGTTCACCCAGGTCGCACAGGAGCAGGAGGTGCCGTTGCTGCCGTTCTTTCTCGATGGCGTGGGTGGTGAACCGTCGCTGATGCAGGAAGATGGCATTCACCCTGTGGCATCGGCACAGCCGCGCCTGCTGGAGAATGCCTGGACACTGCTGGCGGACGTTGTACGCCGGCACTGCGAATGA